In one window of Microcaecilia unicolor chromosome 9, aMicUni1.1, whole genome shotgun sequence DNA:
- the LOC115478225 gene encoding retinol dehydrogenase 12-like isoform X2, producing MELCTGLLVCGLLPVLLVYFAAPYIRRYVAGPACKSNAKLHGKVVIITGANTGIGKETARDLAQRGARVIVACRDILKGEAAACEIRATTGNEQVVVRKLDLADTKSIKEFAEKIQQEEKQIHILINNAGVMMCPYSKTADGFEMQLGVNHLGHFLLTFLLLDHVKQSAPARIVNVSSLGHRLGKIKFNDLQSEKSYDSGLAYCQSKVANVLFTRELAKRLQGTGVTVNALHPGTVTTELTRHSSSLFTLTRLFSFFLKTPTEGAQTSIYCAVAEELDSVSGKYFSDCSPATVSAEGQNDEVGQKLWAVSCSLLGIEWD from the exons GCGGTATGTTGCAGGACCAGCATGCAAGTCTAATGCAAAGCTCCATGGCAAGGTGGTGATCATTACAGGTGCAAACACTGGTATTGGGAAGGAGACTGCAAGAGACCTCGCCCAGAGAG GTGCACGAGTAATTGTTGCCTGCAGGGACATATTGAAGGGGGAAGCAGCAGCCTGCGAGATTCGGGCTACCACAGGAAATGAGCAGGTGGTTGTCAGGAAATTGGACCTTGCCGATACCAAGTCTATCAAGGAATTTGCTGAAAAGATCCAGCAAG AAGAAAAGCAGATTCATATCCTCATCAACAATGCGGGAGTCATGATGTGTCCATATTCCAAGACTGCCGATGGATTTGAAATGCAGCTAGGAGTAAATCATTTGG gtCATTTCCTCCTCACCTTCTTGCTGCTGGACCATGTGAAGCAGTCTGCTCCTGCACGGATAGTAAATGTCTCATCCTTGGGTCACCGTTTGGGGAAAATCAAATTCAATGATCTACAGAGTGAGAAGAGCTATGATAGTGGCCTGGCATACTGCCAAAGCAAGGTGGCAAATGTACTTTTTACTCGGGAGCTTGCAAAGCGTTTGCAAG GCACAGGTGTAACAGTCAATGCCCTGCACCCCGGCACCGTCACTACTGAGTTGACGAGGCATTCCTCCTCCCTGTTCACGTTAACTAGGCTTTTCTCATTCTTCCTCAAAACCCCTACAGAAGGAGCGCAGACCAGCATCTACTGCGCTGTAGCAGAGGAGCTGGACTCTGTGTCGGGAAAATATTTCAG TGACTGCAGCCCTGCTACTGTTTCTGCGGAAGGGCAGAATGATGAGGTGGGACAGAAGCTCTGGGCTGTCAGTTGTTCTCTTCTCGGAATCGAGTGGGACTGA